A section of the Verrucomicrobium sp. GAS474 genome encodes:
- the sufT gene encoding putative Fe-S cluster assembly protein SufT: MSEEKIILSRAVRAVKIPSGDPMELPAGGSVVITQSLGGSYTVLFADAYLVRIDAKDGDALGKEVPAAAAESGEPCVIDEETVFKQLRLVFDPEIPVNIVDLGLVYDCKIEKLSEGADEGKHKVVIQMTLTAPGCGMGPVIAGDARQKILDLPGIANAQVDLVWSPPWNQGMISEVGKMQLGLI, translated from the coding sequence ATGAGCGAAGAAAAGATCATCCTGTCCCGCGCCGTCCGCGCGGTGAAGATCCCCAGTGGCGACCCGATGGAACTGCCCGCGGGCGGCTCTGTCGTCATCACCCAGTCGCTCGGCGGCTCCTACACCGTCCTCTTCGCCGACGCCTACCTCGTCCGCATCGACGCGAAGGACGGCGACGCCCTCGGGAAGGAAGTCCCCGCCGCCGCCGCCGAGAGTGGCGAGCCCTGCGTCATCGACGAGGAGACCGTCTTCAAGCAGCTCCGCCTCGTCTTCGATCCCGAGATCCCCGTCAACATCGTCGACCTCGGCCTCGTCTACGATTGCAAGATCGAGAAGCTCTCCGAAGGGGCCGACGAAGGGAAGCACAAGGTCGTCATCCAGATGACCCTCACCGCCCCTGGCTGCGGCATGGGCCCCGTCATCGCGGGCGACGCCCGGCAGAAGATCCTCGATCTTCCCGGCATCGCCAACGCCCAGGTCGACCTCGTCTGGAGCCCGCCGTGGAACCAGGGGATGATCAGCGAAGTCGGCAAAATGCAGCTTGGCCTGATCTGA
- a CDS encoding GYF domain-containing protein, with protein MKEYFYCLDGQTVDGPHSEREMKELLLSQKLAPETQVCPAGEKDWIPLGSVRFSEETVEMTTAAIPELPPVDEERPVDHQAIAEAGSDDDGEAEEEGEKDLSKYQLLKVIRADLDLLWKAQRESLISQIRAIDLDPAYETTRKQAKLIKARVNESILAYWQKDRTYDQWIRALVWKDCDIQRKLRGSNCDEKYADAKQWLTEAKLIDEAGCYCFKANKKYLYIGKAGGGESNLGRRLNEHRHKVWLEEATHLRIIIPRHRSWISKLERLLLMNYPQTRYNTATPAKGNNAADHILDLLEKEMNDLLSDG; from the coding sequence ATGAAAGAATATTTTTACTGTCTAGACGGACAAACGGTCGACGGGCCTCATTCCGAAAGGGAGATGAAAGAACTCCTGCTTTCGCAAAAGCTGGCTCCCGAAACGCAGGTTTGTCCCGCGGGGGAAAAGGATTGGATCCCGTTGGGGAGTGTCCGGTTTTCGGAGGAGACGGTGGAGATGACGACGGCGGCGATCCCCGAACTGCCTCCTGTCGATGAAGAACGTCCGGTCGATCATCAGGCCATCGCCGAAGCGGGGAGCGACGACGACGGCGAGGCGGAGGAAGAGGGCGAAAAGGATCTCAGCAAATATCAGCTGCTCAAGGTCATCCGCGCCGACCTCGACTTGCTCTGGAAAGCCCAGCGGGAGTCGTTGATCAGCCAAATCAGGGCGATCGATCTCGATCCCGCCTATGAGACGACCCGCAAGCAGGCCAAGCTGATCAAGGCGCGGGTGAATGAATCGATTTTGGCTTATTGGCAGAAGGATCGAACCTACGACCAGTGGATACGGGCCCTGGTGTGGAAGGATTGCGACATTCAGCGGAAGCTCAGGGGAAGCAACTGCGACGAGAAGTATGCCGATGCCAAGCAATGGCTCACCGAAGCGAAGCTCATCGACGAGGCGGGCTGCTATTGTTTCAAGGCGAACAAGAAGTACCTCTACATCGGCAAGGCGGGCGGGGGAGAGTCGAATCTGGGACGGCGTCTGAACGAGCATCGGCACAAGGTCTGGCTGGAGGAGGCGACCCATCTGCGGATCATCATCCCGCGGCATCGTTCCTGGATCAGCAAGCTCGAGCGGCTGCTGTTGATGAATTACCCCCAGACTCGCTACAACACGGCGACGCCGGCGAAGGGAAACAACGCTGCCGACCACATCCTCGATCTGCTTGAAAAGGAGATGAACGATCTGCTTTCCGACGGGTAA
- a CDS encoding PEGA domain-containing protein: MADEPVKTPPPAPISPISPIAGAPTASIPISPLSPVSPLRPVSPVSPISPVSPLSPLSPVSPINPLSGAAPASPISPISPPASPISPLARAAGSGTGAPVSPIAPVSPIAPSAPVTPIAASTPIAAPISSVAAYQAPIPLFRAPSAAQQESETGRAFPGYREFVQVRQRANELQKRLDGLTAELSDARKSPPSTAQKVHLHQLNNSLHRAGYELDTVQEEYRRRLTDLVDDASVDWMRMKSVWIQNEDQIFNLQMLQSKLAFLRQGSDQFEAQDIFENVDNLDQELDAFANSHLAAGTVPDDPLQHFSQQITQLSRILVSAHEIATEIPEWRPVLQAPPANGLSIEWLKETLERIAEALKQIPNDISVTRRLLPSGSWRKESDLRPEVYAVATLLHPTDPIHNIQVRDVLMYLDDDLDCRLRKAQVSELKKDEARCKEWLDAHAQHVRLIDKSKSLAKEGNYKKAEKFVKQTDAIFSDLNYNAFEAEAKPWKSELESLEKRLNAPIEEARRLLDGILKRIWTTFGNFSTVRDLLASAKKTADEEANTLKSFAGTDFHEDAQGPLKRLRERIAELSELYDNALRTARILVIVIFVGLAAVIGGLFAIVSYTVKLSLATVHIPVKQVDPDDPTPTVSFGKDSVTAFDAKFIGLHAGAYALDITAPNYEPYHEDLLVKRSQHLEHAPIFLNPISGYLRLEPAPGGYTYEIRRSSQERLLSSATLAADDAANLNLRPGRYDVTFVQKDVRYNLPLDVTAKTVTTYSPDFHFTKLHIASQPTGAVVSVDGNRVGFTPYDGSYSPIEHSITVEMEGFEKYYIPLVPKNGEPQTFDLVLRRIKKAKEEAKPANDGPIPQQMPQPQDLPEQK, encoded by the coding sequence ACCCCCGGCACCGATCTCTCCGATCTCCCCGATCGCCGGTGCGCCGACGGCGTCGATTCCCATTTCCCCCCTCTCTCCCGTCAGCCCCCTGCGGCCCGTCAGCCCGGTCAGCCCCATTAGTCCTGTAAGTCCCTTAAGTCCGCTCAGCCCGGTCAGTCCCATCAATCCCCTTTCCGGCGCGGCCCCGGCGTCCCCCATCTCCCCGATCAGCCCGCCCGCCTCGCCGATCTCCCCCCTGGCCCGGGCCGCCGGGTCGGGCACCGGCGCTCCCGTCTCGCCGATCGCCCCGGTCTCTCCGATCGCCCCCTCCGCCCCCGTCACCCCCATCGCGGCCTCGACGCCGATCGCCGCGCCGATCTCCTCCGTCGCCGCCTACCAGGCCCCGATCCCCCTCTTCCGCGCCCCCAGCGCCGCCCAGCAGGAATCGGAGACCGGCCGCGCCTTCCCCGGCTACCGGGAATTCGTCCAAGTCCGCCAACGGGCCAACGAGCTCCAGAAGCGCCTCGACGGCCTCACCGCCGAGCTCTCCGACGCCCGGAAATCGCCCCCCTCCACGGCGCAGAAAGTCCACCTCCACCAGCTGAACAACTCCCTCCACCGCGCCGGCTACGAGCTCGACACGGTGCAGGAGGAATACCGCCGCCGCCTCACCGACCTCGTCGACGACGCCTCCGTCGACTGGATGCGGATGAAGAGCGTCTGGATCCAGAACGAGGACCAGATCTTCAACCTCCAGATGCTGCAGTCGAAGCTCGCCTTCCTGCGGCAGGGCTCCGACCAATTCGAGGCCCAGGACATCTTCGAGAACGTCGACAACCTCGACCAGGAACTCGACGCCTTCGCGAATTCCCACCTCGCCGCCGGGACCGTCCCCGACGATCCCCTCCAGCACTTCAGCCAGCAGATCACCCAGCTAAGCCGCATCCTCGTCAGCGCCCACGAGATCGCCACGGAGATCCCCGAATGGCGGCCCGTCCTCCAGGCCCCCCCGGCCAACGGCCTCTCGATCGAATGGCTGAAGGAGACCCTCGAGCGGATCGCCGAGGCGCTGAAGCAGATCCCGAACGACATCTCCGTCACCCGCCGCCTCCTCCCCTCCGGCAGCTGGCGGAAGGAATCGGACCTCCGGCCCGAGGTCTACGCCGTCGCCACCCTCCTCCATCCGACCGATCCGATCCACAACATCCAGGTCCGCGACGTCCTGATGTACCTCGACGACGACCTCGATTGCCGCCTCCGCAAGGCCCAGGTCAGCGAGCTGAAGAAGGACGAGGCCCGGTGCAAGGAATGGCTCGACGCCCACGCCCAGCACGTCCGCCTCATCGACAAGTCGAAGAGCCTCGCCAAGGAAGGCAACTACAAGAAGGCCGAGAAATTCGTCAAGCAGACCGACGCCATCTTCTCCGACCTCAACTACAACGCCTTCGAGGCCGAGGCGAAGCCGTGGAAGAGCGAGCTCGAATCGCTCGAGAAACGGCTCAACGCCCCCATCGAGGAAGCCCGCCGCCTCCTCGACGGCATCCTCAAGCGCATCTGGACCACCTTCGGGAACTTCAGCACCGTCCGCGACCTCCTCGCCTCCGCCAAGAAGACCGCCGACGAGGAAGCCAACACGCTGAAAAGCTTCGCCGGGACCGATTTCCACGAGGACGCCCAGGGCCCCCTCAAGCGCCTCCGGGAGCGGATCGCCGAACTCTCCGAACTCTACGACAATGCGCTCCGCACCGCGCGCATCCTCGTCATCGTCATCTTCGTCGGCCTCGCCGCCGTCATCGGCGGCCTCTTCGCCATCGTCTCCTACACGGTGAAGCTCAGCCTCGCCACCGTCCACATCCCGGTGAAGCAGGTCGATCCCGACGATCCGACGCCGACCGTCTCCTTCGGCAAGGACTCCGTCACCGCCTTCGACGCCAAGTTCATCGGCCTCCACGCCGGGGCCTACGCCCTCGACATCACCGCGCCGAACTACGAGCCCTACCACGAGGACCTCCTCGTGAAGCGCTCCCAGCACCTCGAGCACGCCCCCATCTTCCTCAATCCGATCAGCGGCTACCTCCGGCTGGAACCCGCCCCCGGCGGCTACACCTACGAGATCCGCCGCTCCAGCCAGGAACGGCTCCTCTCCTCCGCCACCCTCGCCGCCGACGACGCCGCCAACCTCAACCTCCGCCCCGGCCGCTACGACGTCACCTTCGTCCAGAAGGACGTCCGCTACAACCTCCCCCTCGACGTCACCGCGAAGACCGTCACCACCTACAGCCCCGACTTCCACTTCACCAAGCTCCACATCGCCAGCCAGCCCACCGGCGCCGTCGTCTCCGTCGACGGCAACCGCGTCGGCTTCACCCCCTACGACGGCAGCTACTCCCCCATCGAGCACAGCATCACCGTCGAGATGGAAGGCTTCGAGAAATACTACATCCCCCTCGTCCCGAAGAACGGCGAGCCCCAGACCTTCGACCTCGTCCTGCGCCGCATCAAGAAGGCCAAGGAAGAAGCCAAGCCCGCCAACGACGGCCCCATCCCGCAACAGATGCCGCAGCCGCAGGACCTGCCCGAGCAAAAGTAG
- a CDS encoding MBL fold metallo-hydrolase: protein MTRSNEIGANSYLADFGDDGCVILDAGMHPRLDGNRGTPNFAPSRGKNIKGIFLTHSHHDHVGALPLAMREHSDVPVFMSEGSYFLADPLLHNSVEVMIKQRDEYNIPEYPLFTHGELAQLVQRWRSCGLEKPYSFHGQAKPKNDPLTFAFYDAGHILGSVGVLLNHRGRRIFYTGDINFTDQTLMKAASFPTEKIDVLITETTKGASPKKEDRSVVIEKLVKEIEETFENGGSVLIPIFAMGKTQEFLAEVYLQLQKGRIGKRPIFIGGLGKNFSAIYDKLAKRSTRFHPDLKLLNHGMPEVMDGKRVRNFKPRKGDLYLISSGMMTEKTLSNTLGQKFLENEKNSIFFVGYCDTESPAGRLLATPKGDYVVLESLAGEQQVNCKVKHFDLTSHALREDILDYILRVNPRVCMLVHGDPEALAWFKGQINTLRPEIQVVIPPAGETIEV, encoded by the coding sequence ATGACCCGCTCCAATGAGATTGGAGCCAATTCTTACCTCGCTGACTTCGGAGACGACGGCTGCGTGATCCTCGATGCGGGTATGCATCCCCGCCTCGACGGCAATCGCGGAACCCCGAATTTCGCCCCTTCCCGGGGTAAGAACATCAAGGGCATCTTCCTCACCCACTCCCACCATGATCACGTCGGGGCCCTCCCCCTGGCCATGCGGGAGCACTCCGACGTCCCCGTCTTCATGAGCGAGGGGAGCTACTTCCTTGCCGATCCCCTCCTCCATAACTCGGTCGAGGTCATGATCAAGCAGCGGGACGAGTATAACATTCCCGAATACCCCCTCTTCACCCACGGGGAACTCGCCCAACTCGTCCAGCGGTGGCGTTCCTGTGGCCTGGAGAAGCCCTACTCCTTCCACGGCCAGGCCAAGCCGAAGAACGATCCGCTCACCTTCGCCTTCTACGACGCGGGCCACATCCTCGGCTCCGTCGGCGTCCTCCTGAACCACCGCGGCCGCCGCATCTTCTACACCGGCGACATCAACTTCACCGACCAGACCCTGATGAAGGCCGCCTCCTTCCCCACGGAGAAGATCGACGTCCTCATCACCGAGACCACGAAGGGCGCCTCCCCGAAGAAGGAAGACCGCTCCGTCGTCATCGAGAAGCTCGTGAAGGAGATCGAGGAAACCTTCGAGAACGGCGGCTCCGTCCTCATCCCGATCTTCGCGATGGGCAAGACCCAGGAATTCCTCGCCGAAGTCTACCTCCAGCTCCAGAAGGGCCGCATCGGCAAGCGCCCCATCTTCATCGGCGGCCTCGGGAAGAACTTCTCCGCGATCTACGACAAGCTCGCGAAACGCTCCACCCGCTTCCACCCCGACCTGAAGCTCCTGAACCACGGCATGCCCGAGGTCATGGACGGCAAGCGCGTCCGCAACTTCAAGCCCCGCAAGGGCGACCTCTACCTCATCTCCTCCGGGATGATGACCGAGAAGACCCTCTCCAACACCCTCGGCCAGAAGTTCCTCGAGAACGAGAAGAACTCGATCTTCTTCGTCGGCTACTGCGACACGGAGTCCCCCGCCGGACGCCTCCTCGCCACGCCGAAGGGCGACTACGTCGTCCTCGAATCCCTCGCGGGCGAGCAGCAGGTGAACTGCAAGGTGAAGCACTTCGACCTCACCTCCCACGCCCTCCGCGAAGACATCCTCGACTACATCCTCCGGGTCAACCCCCGCGTCTGCATGCTCGTCCACGGAGACCCCGAAGCCCTCGCCTGGTTCAAGGGCCAGATCAACACCCTCCGCCCCGAGATCCAGGTCGTCATCCCCCCCGCCGGGGAAACGATCGAGGTTTGA
- the sufD gene encoding Fe-S cluster assembly protein SufD, with protein sequence MSQTVSEPCDSAVQAFPSAPQPITTAPDFEAATVAGLPQWWRVGQQEAWNRFAALPMPKRKDEAWRFTDTTKLTLDGYTAGVPLSAAARQEAKDRLLARAAKSKAVAALAFANDEQLFFRALPGELLSQGVIFLPFSEALKTHSALVEKYFMTHATTLGGAKFEALHRAYCRAGAFLYIPKGVEIAAPVEVHHWIGESGAAIFPHTLVVAEANSKAEIVVHYGSLTAAKGGFSVGSVDLHAATGAKIRSIAIQNFDEAVRSFQTGSTAVERDGSALSFALNLGGAYSRVENKSRMLGAGSRSDMLSLTAATGTQIFDQRTYQEHVADHTTSDLLYKNALADTAKTVFAGMIAVDPGAQQTDAYQSNPNLLLSEGAEANSLPGLQIEANDVRCTHGSTGGPIRGEEVFYMAQRGIPLSIARRLFVLGFFDEVLHRLGDAALSEELHELIEKKYDRAA encoded by the coding sequence ATGTCCCAGACTGTCTCAGAACCGTGCGATAGCGCAGTGCAAGCCTTCCCCTCCGCCCCCCAGCCGATCACGACCGCCCCCGACTTCGAAGCCGCCACCGTGGCGGGCCTTCCCCAGTGGTGGCGCGTCGGCCAGCAGGAGGCGTGGAACCGCTTCGCCGCCCTCCCCATGCCGAAGCGGAAGGACGAGGCGTGGCGCTTCACCGACACGACGAAGCTGACCCTCGACGGCTACACCGCCGGGGTCCCCCTCTCCGCCGCCGCCCGCCAGGAGGCGAAAGACCGCCTCCTCGCCCGCGCCGCCAAGTCGAAGGCCGTCGCCGCCCTCGCCTTCGCCAATGACGAGCAGCTCTTCTTCCGCGCCCTCCCGGGCGAGCTCCTCTCCCAGGGCGTGATCTTCCTCCCCTTCTCCGAGGCCCTGAAGACCCACTCGGCCCTCGTCGAGAAGTACTTCATGACCCACGCCACGACGCTGGGCGGGGCGAAGTTCGAGGCCCTCCACCGCGCCTACTGCCGCGCCGGGGCCTTCCTCTACATCCCCAAGGGGGTCGAGATCGCCGCCCCCGTCGAGGTCCACCACTGGATCGGCGAGTCGGGCGCCGCCATCTTCCCCCACACCCTCGTCGTCGCCGAGGCGAACAGCAAGGCCGAGATCGTCGTCCACTACGGCTCCCTAACCGCGGCCAAGGGCGGCTTCAGCGTCGGCTCCGTCGACCTCCATGCCGCGACCGGCGCGAAGATCCGCTCCATCGCCATCCAGAACTTCGACGAGGCCGTCCGCTCCTTCCAGACCGGCTCGACCGCCGTCGAGCGGGACGGCTCGGCCCTCAGCTTCGCCCTCAACCTCGGCGGGGCCTACTCCCGCGTCGAGAACAAGAGCCGGATGCTCGGCGCCGGAAGCCGGAGCGACATGCTCTCCCTCACCGCCGCCACCGGGACGCAGATCTTCGACCAGCGGACCTACCAGGAACACGTCGCCGACCACACCACCAGCGACCTCCTCTACAAGAACGCCTTGGCCGACACCGCGAAGACCGTCTTCGCCGGGATGATCGCCGTCGACCCCGGCGCGCAGCAGACCGATGCCTACCAGAGCAATCCGAACCTCCTCCTGAGCGAGGGGGCCGAGGCGAATTCGCTTCCCGGCTTGCAGATCGAGGCGAACGACGTCCGCTGCACCCACGGCTCGACGGGCGGGCCGATCCGGGGGGAGGAAGTCTTCTACATGGCCCAGCGTGGGATTCCGCTTTCCATCGCGCGTCGTTTGTTCGTTCTTGGGTTCTTCGATGAGGTATTGCACCGCCTTGGCGATGCGGCGCTCTCGGAGGAACTGCACGAGTTGATCGAGAAGAAGTACGATCGGGCGGCTTGA
- the sufB gene encoding Fe-S cluster assembly protein SufB: protein MATETEELKPEVDFDLGRGVGDFHYKMDYAFDAGVGLSEKTVDYISDVKGDPDWIREFRKKALKTFQEMPMPTHWATKDLEAIDFDKIRYYLSQGQQPKRSWEDVPDDIKNTFERLGIPEQERKFLAGVEAQFDSEAAYSNIKAAVGEQGVIFVGSTEGLQKHPEIFKKWFGKVIPTGDNKFAALNSAVFSGGSFIYVPPGVKVSHPLQAYFRINAENFGQFERTLIIADEGAEVVYMEGCTAPKFETATLHSAVVELVALKGAKIQYITVQNWSANVFNLVTKRGIAMEDAEVKWIDCNIGSRLTMKYPGVVMKGKRARGEVISIALANDGQHQDTGAKMIHQADDTTSSIVAKSISVGKGRSSYRGQVHMPSHLKGCKNNTECDALLINTNSRTDTYPAITIKGDGNSVQHEASVSKVNAEQIFYMQQRGLSEAAAMSLAVNGFVNDLVQQFPLEYSVELKRLIELEMEGSVG from the coding sequence ATGGCCACCGAAACTGAAGAACTCAAACCCGAAGTCGATTTCGATCTCGGGCGGGGCGTCGGCGATTTCCATTACAAGATGGATTACGCCTTCGACGCGGGGGTCGGCCTTTCCGAGAAGACCGTCGACTACATCTCCGACGTGAAGGGCGATCCCGACTGGATCCGCGAATTCCGCAAGAAGGCGCTGAAGACCTTCCAGGAGATGCCGATGCCGACCCATTGGGCGACGAAGGACCTCGAGGCGATCGACTTCGACAAGATCCGCTACTACCTCTCCCAGGGCCAGCAGCCGAAGCGGTCGTGGGAAGACGTCCCCGACGACATCAAGAACACCTTCGAGCGCCTCGGCATCCCCGAGCAGGAGCGGAAGTTCCTCGCCGGCGTCGAGGCCCAGTTCGACAGCGAGGCCGCCTATTCCAACATCAAGGCCGCCGTCGGCGAGCAGGGCGTCATCTTCGTCGGCAGCACCGAGGGCCTCCAGAAGCACCCCGAGATCTTCAAGAAGTGGTTCGGCAAGGTCATCCCGACCGGCGACAACAAGTTCGCCGCGCTGAACAGCGCCGTCTTCAGCGGCGGCTCCTTCATCTACGTCCCCCCGGGCGTGAAGGTCAGCCACCCGCTCCAGGCCTACTTCCGCATCAACGCGGAGAACTTCGGCCAGTTCGAGCGGACCCTCATCATCGCCGACGAGGGGGCCGAGGTCGTCTACATGGAGGGCTGCACCGCCCCGAAGTTCGAGACCGCGACGCTCCACAGCGCCGTCGTCGAGCTCGTCGCGCTGAAGGGCGCGAAGATCCAGTACATCACCGTCCAGAACTGGAGCGCCAACGTCTTCAACCTCGTCACCAAGCGCGGCATCGCGATGGAGGACGCCGAGGTGAAGTGGATCGACTGCAACATCGGTTCCCGCCTCACGATGAAGTACCCCGGCGTCGTCATGAAGGGGAAGCGCGCCCGCGGCGAGGTCATCAGCATCGCCCTGGCCAACGACGGCCAGCACCAGGACACCGGCGCGAAGATGATCCACCAGGCCGACGACACCACCAGCTCCATCGTCGCGAAGAGCATCAGCGTCGGCAAGGGCCGCTCCAGCTACCGGGGCCAGGTCCACATGCCCTCGCACCTCAAGGGTTGCAAGAACAACACCGAGTGCGACGCCCTCCTGATCAACACCAACTCCCGGACCGACACCTACCCCGCGATCACCATCAAGGGCGACGGCAACTCCGTCCAGCACGAGGCGAGCGTCAGCAAGGTCAACGCCGAGCAGATCTTCTACATGCAGCAGCGAGGCCTCTCCGAGGCGGCCGCGATGAGCCTTGCCGTGAACGGCTTCGTCAACGACCTCGTCCAGCAGTTCCCGCTCGAATACAGCGTCGAGCTGAAGCGCCTCATCGAACTCGAAATGGAAGGTTCCGTCGGCTAA
- a CDS encoding ATP-binding cassette domain-containing protein translates to MPPIIEVSGLTKVYRTYHKEPGFLGALRGLYRRRFEETRAADTVTFNIEEGELVGFLGPNGAGKTTVLKMLSGLLHPTSGEARILGYRPWERKDAFRRQFALVMGQKNQLWWDLPALESLNLNRSLYGLDPVRSKRVLDELVDWLGVKEKLHVMVRELSLGERMKFEIVAALLHEPRVLFLDEPTIGLDVVSHQKVRDFLGAYAKEKKVTTVLTSHYMRDIEELCRRVLIIDHGKLFYDGDLSGITDRFASHKIVGLRWNGTPALPADLSAYGEVLEQEPTQLRLRVPRAELTTITPRILTDLRPDDITIEEVPVEEVIRRVFTEQAV, encoded by the coding sequence ATGCCCCCCATCATCGAGGTCAGCGGCCTCACGAAGGTCTACCGCACCTACCACAAGGAGCCCGGCTTCCTCGGGGCCTTGCGCGGCCTCTACCGGCGCCGCTTCGAGGAAACCCGCGCCGCCGACACCGTCACCTTCAACATCGAGGAAGGGGAACTCGTCGGCTTCCTCGGCCCCAACGGCGCGGGGAAGACCACCGTGCTGAAGATGCTCTCCGGCCTCCTCCATCCCACCTCGGGCGAGGCCCGCATCCTCGGCTACCGCCCGTGGGAACGGAAGGACGCCTTCCGCCGCCAGTTCGCCCTCGTCATGGGGCAGAAGAACCAGCTCTGGTGGGACCTCCCCGCCCTCGAATCGCTCAACCTGAACCGGTCCCTCTACGGCCTCGATCCCGTCCGCTCGAAGCGGGTCCTCGACGAGCTGGTCGACTGGCTCGGCGTGAAGGAAAAGCTCCACGTCATGGTCCGGGAGCTCTCCCTCGGGGAACGGATGAAATTCGAGATCGTCGCCGCCCTCCTCCACGAGCCCCGCGTCCTCTTCCTCGACGAGCCGACCATCGGCCTCGACGTCGTCTCCCACCAGAAAGTCCGCGACTTCCTCGGGGCCTACGCGAAGGAAAAGAAAGTCACCACCGTCCTCACCTCCCACTACATGCGGGATATCGAGGAGCTCTGCCGCCGCGTCCTCATTATCGACCACGGCAAGCTCTTCTACGACGGCGACCTCAGCGGCATCACCGACCGCTTCGCCTCCCACAAGATCGTCGGCCTCCGCTGGAACGGCACCCCCGCGCTCCCCGCCGACCTCTCCGCCTACGGCGAAGTCCTGGAGCAGGAGCCGACCCAGCTCCGCCTCCGCGTCCCCCGCGCCGAACTGACCACCATCACCCCCCGCATCCTCACCGACCTCCGCCCCGACGACATCACGATCGAGGAAGTCCCCGTCGAGGAAGTCATCCGCCGGGTGTTCACGGAGCAGGCGGTTTAG
- a CDS encoding ion transporter encodes MIHQANKSELTREGIGFFDLFVFLLSLYVIAELVAESLLDLDRELLKLLQKIDFAVCLIFLYDFALRFIKAPNKLKFMRWGWIDLVSSIPAWNGFFVGRALRIFRLLRLIRAYRSFQSLISHLFKNVPQGTLTSLIIVTFFLILFSSIAVLSFERDSPGSNIRSAGDALWWTMTTITTVGYGDHYPVSLEGRIVAVLLMVAGAGIFGTFTAVVSSMFIRTPKKVPAEIEEQLVEIRQLLEELKAQKQQKG; translated from the coding sequence ATGATCCATCAAGCGAATAAGTCCGAGTTGACCAGGGAAGGCATCGGCTTCTTCGATCTTTTTGTTTTCCTCCTCTCGCTCTATGTCATTGCCGAGTTGGTCGCCGAAAGTCTTCTCGACCTCGACCGGGAACTTTTGAAGCTGCTCCAGAAAATCGATTTCGCCGTCTGCCTGATCTTTCTCTACGACTTTGCCCTCCGCTTCATCAAGGCCCCCAACAAGCTGAAGTTCATGCGCTGGGGATGGATCGATCTGGTGTCGAGCATCCCGGCCTGGAACGGCTTCTTCGTCGGCCGGGCGCTCCGCATTTTCCGCCTCCTGAGGTTGATCCGCGCCTATCGCTCGTTCCAATCCCTCATCAGCCATCTTTTCAAGAACGTCCCGCAAGGCACGCTGACCTCGCTGATCATCGTCACGTTTTTCCTCATCCTCTTCTCCTCGATCGCCGTTCTTTCCTTCGAGCGGGATTCCCCGGGATCGAATATTCGGAGCGCGGGCGATGCCTTGTGGTGGACGATGACGACGATCACCACGGTCGGCTACGGGGATCACTATCCCGTTTCGCTGGAAGGACGGATCGTCGCCGTGCTCCTCATGGTCGCGGGCGCGGGCATCTTCGGGACCTTCACCGCCGTCGTCTCCTCGATGTTCATCCGCACCCCGAAAAAAGTTCCCGCCGAAATCGAGGAACAATTAGTGGAGATCCGCCAGCTCCTGGAAGAACTGAAGGCGCAGAAGCAACAGAAGGGATGA
- the sufC gene encoding Fe-S cluster assembly ATPase SufC: MSLIIKDLHASIGDREILRGLNLEVPKGEVHAIMGPNGAGKSTLAKIIAGHPDYTVTGGEVLLDGENILELEPDVRARKGLFMAFQYPSEIAGVSIATFIRAALQARLPEGEDIDAVAFYKKIREKMALLEMPKDLTARNVNEGFSGGEKKKNEILQMAMLEPAYAILDETDSGLDIDALRIVSNGVNALRGPSLGILVITHYQRLLDYIVPDKVHILAGGRIVQTGDKELAKKLEKEGYGELAAV, translated from the coding sequence ATGAGTTTGATCATTAAAGACTTGCACGCCTCGATCGGGGATCGGGAAATCCTTCGCGGCCTGAACCTCGAAGTCCCCAAGGGCGAGGTCCACGCCATCATGGGGCCGAACGGCGCGGGCAAGAGCACCCTGGCGAAAATCATCGCCGGCCATCCCGATTACACCGTCACCGGCGGCGAGGTCCTCCTCGACGGCGAGAACATCCTCGAACTCGAGCCCGACGTCCGCGCCCGGAAGGGCCTCTTCATGGCCTTCCAGTATCCGAGCGAGATCGCCGGGGTCTCCATCGCGACCTTCATCCGCGCCGCCCTCCAGGCCCGCCTCCCCGAGGGCGAGGACATCGACGCCGTCGCGTTTTACAAGAAGATCCGCGAGAAGATGGCCCTCCTCGAGATGCCGAAGGATCTCACCGCCCGCAACGTGAACGAAGGGTTCTCCGGCGGCGAGAAGAAGAAGAACGAGATCCTCCAGATGGCGATGCTCGAACCGGCCTACGCGATCCTCGACGAGACCGACTCCGGCCTCGACATCGACGCCCTCCGCATCGTCTCCAACGGCGTCAACGCACTCCGCGGCCCCAGCCTCGGCATCCTCGTCATCACCCACTACCAGCGCCTGCTCGATTACATCGTGCCGGACAAGGTCCACATCCTCGCGGGCGGCCGCATCGTCCAGACGGGCGACAAGGAACTCGCGAAGAAGCTCGAAAAAGAAGGCTACGGCGAACTCGCCGCGGTCTAA